One part of the Pecten maximus chromosome 1, xPecMax1.1, whole genome shotgun sequence genome encodes these proteins:
- the LOC117331511 gene encoding leucine-rich melanocyte differentiation-associated protein-like: MADEADDKQPSGSEEAEGNGTEEDELTFVEGQLAYIGHDVEEIPQKLIDDYASITRRLDLSFNQLQSLDGIEHFVNLEELILDNNCFDEHLQFPKLNSLHTLTMNKNKISNLSNILQNLASNLPALRYLSMLGNVACPNQLSDHEKDEEDYRRYRYYVLFHLNNLKFLDSSPVKAEELAEAKRVGPFMEIIKGTSETLIEGGKEDEDSGGYTPLPESQRKVDDHKGSYGRSKYVYYGRHSEGNRFIRNNDL; this comes from the exons ATGGCGGACGAAGCGGATGATAAACAACCTAGTGGGTCAGAAGAAGCAGAGGGAAATGGCACAGAGGAAGATGAATTAACCTTCGTAGAGGGCCAG CTGGCATATATAGGACATGATGTGGAGGAAATTCCTCAAAAGCTAATTGATGACTACGCTAGTATCACACGCAGACTAGATCTGAGCTTCAACCAACTGCA atCTCTGGATGGGATAGAACATTTTGTCAATCTGGAAGAGTTAATACTTGACAATAATTGTTTTGATGAACATTTACAATTTCCTAAGCTGAATAGTTTACATACTCTTACAATGAACAAAAATAAA ATTAGTAATTTAAGCAACATACTGCAGAATCTTGCCTCCAACCTTCCTGCTCTGAGGTATCTCAGTATGTTAGGTAACGTTGCGTGCCCGAACCAGTTATCTGACCATGAGAAGGACGAGGAAGATTACAGGAGATACAG ATATTACGTCTTgtttcatttaaacaatttgaaatttttggACTCATCGCCTGTGAAAGCTGAAGAGTTGGCTGAAGCTAAGCGTGTTGGCCCATTTATGGAGATTATTAAGGGCACTTCTGAGACATTAATTGAAGGTGGTAAAGAGGACGAGGATTCTGGTGGGTACACACCCCTTCCCGAATCTCAGAGAAAAGTGGACGATCACAAAG GTTCATATGGAAGGAGTAAGTATGTATATTATGGAAGGCATTCGGAAGGGAACCGTTTCATTCGTAACAATGACTTGTAG